In Amycolatopsis endophytica, the following are encoded in one genomic region:
- the rplP gene encoding 50S ribosomal protein L16: MLVPRKVKHRKQHSPKRSGAAKGGTKVTFGEYGIQALEHHYVTNRQIESARIAITRHIKRGGKVWINIFPDRPLTKKPAETRMGSGKGSPEWWVANVKPGRVMFELSFPNETQAREALRRAIHKLPMKCRIVTREGGEF, encoded by the coding sequence GTGCTCGTCCCACGCAAGGTCAAGCACCGCAAGCAGCACTCACCGAAGCGTTCCGGTGCCGCCAAGGGTGGCACGAAGGTGACCTTCGGCGAGTACGGCATCCAGGCGCTTGAGCACCACTACGTGACCAACCGGCAGATCGAGTCCGCTCGTATCGCCATCACCCGGCACATCAAGCGTGGCGGCAAGGTCTGGATCAACATCTTCCCGGACCGCCCGCTCACCAAGAAGCCCGCCGAAACCCGCATGGGTTCCGGTAAGGGTTCGCCCGAGTGGTGGGTCGCCAACGTGAAGCCTGGCCGCGTCATGTTCGAGCTCAGCTTCCCGAATGAGACCCAGGCCCGCGAGGCGCTGCGCCGCGCGATCCACAAGCTCCCCATGAAGTGCCGCATCGTGACCCGTGAAGGTGGTGAGTTCTGA
- the rpsS gene encoding 30S ribosomal protein S19: MPRSLKKGPFVDDHLLKKVDALNESGKKTVIKTWSRRSTIIPDMLGHTIAVHDGRKHVPVFVSEAMVGHKLGEFAPTRTFKGHIKDDRKSRRR; this comes from the coding sequence ATGCCACGCAGCCTGAAGAAGGGCCCGTTCGTGGACGACCACCTGCTCAAGAAGGTGGACGCTCTCAACGAGTCGGGCAAGAAGACCGTGATCAAGACCTGGTCCCGCCGGTCCACGATCATCCCGGACATGCTGGGCCACACCATCGCGGTGCACGACGGCCGCAAGCACGTGCCGGTGTTCGTCAGTGAGGCCATGGTCGGTCACAAGCTGGGCGAGTTCGCCCCGACGCGGACCTTCAAGGGTCACATCAAGGACGACCGGAAGTCGCGCCGCCGCTGA
- the rpmC gene encoding 50S ribosomal protein L29 produces the protein MAQAGVAAAELRELTNEELVLRLKEAKEELFNLRFQMATGQLDNNRRLRTVRADIARIYTVMRERELGLSVSPDAENEEGAA, from the coding sequence ATGGCGCAGGCAGGTGTCGCCGCCGCAGAGCTGCGTGAGCTCACCAACGAGGAGCTCGTGCTGCGCCTGAAGGAGGCCAAGGAGGAGCTGTTCAACCTCCGCTTCCAGATGGCCACCGGGCAGCTGGACAACAACCGCCGCCTCCGCACCGTCCGTGCCGACATCGCTCGGATCTACACGGTCATGCGGGAGCGCGAGCTCGGCCTGTCCGTTTCCCCCGACGCCGAGAATGAAGAAGGTGCTGCCTGA
- the rpsC gene encoding 30S ribosomal protein S3, with amino-acid sequence MGQKINPHGFRLGITTDWKSRWYADKQYAEYVAEDVKIRKLLSTGMERAGISKVEIERTRDRVRVDIHTARPGIVIGRRGAEADRIRGSLEKLTKKQVQLNILEVKNPEADAQLVAQGVAEQLSNRVAFRRAMRKAIQTTMRSSQVKGIRVQCSGRLGGAEMSRSEHYRDGRVPLHTLRADIDYGFFEARTTFGRIGVKVWIYKGDLVGGLKAKAERDAAAANERPRRERPSRPRRSGAQGTTPTSTEAGRAAAAAKADTDVATSEAPAQGSPDAAEKTEG; translated from the coding sequence GTGGGCCAGAAGATCAACCCGCACGGCTTCCGGCTGGGAATCACCACCGACTGGAAGTCGCGCTGGTACGCCGACAAGCAGTACGCGGAGTACGTGGCCGAGGACGTCAAGATCCGCAAGCTGCTCTCCACCGGCATGGAGCGCGCCGGCATCTCCAAGGTCGAGATCGAGCGCACCCGTGACCGCGTGCGCGTCGACATCCACACCGCGCGTCCCGGCATCGTGATCGGCCGCCGCGGCGCGGAGGCCGACCGGATCCGCGGCTCGCTGGAGAAGCTGACCAAGAAGCAGGTCCAGCTGAACATCCTCGAGGTCAAGAACCCCGAGGCCGACGCCCAGCTGGTCGCGCAGGGTGTCGCCGAGCAGCTGTCAAACCGCGTGGCGTTCCGCCGCGCGATGCGCAAGGCGATCCAGACCACCATGCGCTCGTCGCAGGTCAAGGGCATCCGCGTGCAGTGCAGCGGCCGCCTCGGCGGTGCCGAGATGTCGCGGTCGGAGCACTACCGCGACGGCCGGGTCCCGCTGCACACGCTGCGCGCGGACATCGACTACGGCTTCTTCGAGGCCCGCACCACCTTCGGCCGCATCGGCGTGAAGGTGTGGATCTACAAGGGCGACCTGGTCGGCGGCCTCAAGGCCAAGGCCGAGCGGGACGCCGCGGCCGCCAACGAGCGTCCGCGCCGTGAGCGTCCGTCGCGCCCGCGCCGTTCCGGCGCGCAGGGCACGACGCCGACCTCGACCGAAGCCGGCCGCGCCGCTGCCGCCGCGAAGGCCGACACGGATGTCGCGACCAGCGAGGCGCCCGCGCAGGGCTCGCCGGACGCGGCCGAGAAGACGGAGGGCTGA
- the rplD gene encoding 50S ribosomal protein L4 → MTSVELKTPAGSAEGTVELPAEIFDVQANVPLMHQVVVAQQAAARQGTHDTKTRGEVSGGGKKPYRQKGTGRARQGSTRAPQFAGGGTVHGPTPRDYTQRTPKKMKAAALRGALSDRARAGQVHVITELVPGEKPNTKDAKKALAAVTQAKRLLVVLHREDERGWLSARNLPNVHLINPDQLNTYDVLVNDDVVFTKAAYDAFIAGPTKGKPVKASARASEVEGSEAQ, encoded by the coding sequence ATGACCAGCGTCGAGCTGAAGACCCCGGCAGGCAGTGCCGAGGGCACCGTGGAGCTTCCCGCGGAGATCTTCGACGTGCAGGCCAACGTGCCGCTGATGCACCAGGTCGTGGTGGCCCAGCAGGCCGCCGCGCGCCAGGGCACGCACGACACGAAGACCCGCGGCGAGGTCTCCGGTGGCGGCAAGAAGCCGTACCGGCAGAAGGGCACCGGCCGCGCCCGCCAGGGTTCGACCCGCGCCCCGCAGTTCGCCGGCGGTGGCACCGTCCACGGCCCCACGCCGCGCGACTACACCCAGCGCACCCCGAAGAAGATGAAGGCCGCCGCACTGCGCGGTGCCCTCTCCGACCGGGCGCGCGCCGGTCAGGTGCACGTCATCACGGAGCTGGTGCCGGGCGAGAAGCCCAACACCAAGGACGCGAAGAAGGCCCTCGCGGCCGTGACCCAGGCCAAGCGCCTGCTGGTCGTGCTGCACCGCGAGGACGAGCGGGGCTGGCTGTCGGCCCGCAACCTGCCGAACGTGCACCTGATCAACCCCGACCAGCTCAACACCTACGACGTGCTGGTCAACGACGACGTGGTGTTCACCAAGGCCGCGTACGACGCCTTCATCGCCGGGCCCACCAAGGGCAAGCCGGTCAAGGCTTCCGCGCGCGCCAGTGAGGTTGAAGGGAGTGAAGCGCAGTGA
- the rplB gene encoding 50S ribosomal protein L2, which translates to MGIRKYKPTTPGRRGSSVSDFAEITRSEPEKSLLRPLSKSGGRNSSGKITTRHKGGGHKRAYRVIDFRRNDKDGIPAKVAHIEYDPNRSARIALLHYVDGEKRYIIAPEKLRQGDKVESGPRADIKPGNNLPLRNIPVGTVVHAIELRPGGGAKIARSAGARVQLVAKDGPYAQLRMPSGEIRNVDVRNRATVGEVGNSEHANINWGKAGRNRWRGKRPTVRGVVMNPVDHPHGGGEGKTSGGRHPVNPNGKPEGRTRRRKPSDQLIVRRRRTGKKR; encoded by the coding sequence ATGGGTATTCGCAAGTACAAGCCGACGACGCCGGGCCGTCGTGGCTCGAGCGTGTCGGACTTCGCCGAGATCACCCGGTCGGAGCCGGAGAAGTCGCTGCTGCGCCCGCTGAGCAAGAGCGGTGGCCGCAACTCGTCGGGCAAGATCACCACCCGGCACAAGGGTGGCGGTCACAAGCGCGCCTACCGGGTCATCGACTTCCGGCGCAACGACAAGGACGGCATCCCGGCCAAGGTCGCGCACATCGAGTACGACCCGAACCGGTCCGCCCGCATCGCGCTGCTGCACTACGTCGACGGCGAGAAGCGCTACATCATCGCCCCCGAGAAGCTGCGCCAGGGCGACAAGGTGGAGAGCGGTCCGCGCGCCGACATCAAGCCGGGCAACAACCTGCCGCTGCGCAACATCCCGGTCGGCACCGTGGTGCACGCGATCGAGCTCCGCCCCGGTGGCGGTGCGAAGATCGCCCGCTCCGCCGGGGCCCGCGTGCAGCTGGTGGCCAAGGATGGTCCGTACGCCCAGCTGCGGATGCCCTCGGGCGAAATCCGCAACGTGGACGTGCGCAACCGCGCCACGGTCGGCGAGGTCGGCAACTCCGAGCACGCCAACATCAACTGGGGCAAGGCGGGCCGCAACCGCTGGCGCGGCAAGCGCCCGACGGTCCGTGGTGTCGTGATGAACCCGGTCGACCACCCGCACGGTGGTGGTGAGGGCAAGACCTCGGGTGGTCGCCACCCGGTCAACCCGAACGGCAAGCCGGAGGGCCGCACCCGCCGCCGCAAGCCGTCCGACCAGCTGATCGTCCGCCGCCGTCGCACCGGCAAGAAGCGCTGA
- the rplC gene encoding 50S ribosomal protein L3: MSDRQVKGILGTKLGMTQVFGEGNRIVPVTVVQAGPNVVTQIRTQDNDGYQAVQLAFGAVDPRKVNKPETGHFQKAGVTPRRYLAELRTTDADSYEIGQEITAEVFPAGSEVDVTGTSKGKGYAGVMKRHGFKGQGASHGNQAKHRAPGSIGGCATPGRVFKGLRMAGRMGGVKVTTQGLTVHDVRAEEGLILIKGAVPGPKGSLVFVKTAAKGGATE, encoded by the coding sequence ATGTCTGACAGGCAAGTTAAGGGCATCCTGGGCACCAAGCTCGGCATGACCCAGGTCTTCGGCGAGGGCAACCGGATCGTTCCGGTGACCGTCGTGCAGGCCGGGCCGAACGTGGTGACCCAGATCCGTACCCAGGACAACGACGGCTACCAGGCCGTGCAGCTGGCTTTCGGCGCCGTGGACCCGCGCAAGGTCAACAAGCCCGAGACCGGCCACTTCCAGAAGGCCGGCGTGACGCCGCGGCGGTACCTCGCCGAGCTGCGCACGACCGACGCCGACAGCTACGAGATCGGTCAGGAGATCACCGCCGAGGTGTTCCCCGCCGGCTCGGAGGTCGACGTCACGGGCACCAGCAAGGGCAAGGGCTACGCCGGTGTCATGAAGCGTCACGGCTTCAAGGGCCAGGGCGCCAGCCACGGTAACCAGGCCAAGCACCGCGCCCCCGGTTCGATCGGTGGCTGCGCCACCCCCGGCCGTGTCTTCAAGGGCCTGCGGATGGCCGGCCGCATGGGTGGCGTCAAGGTCACCACGCAGGGCCTGACCGTCCACGACGTTCGTGCCGAAGAGGGCCTGATCCTGATCAAGGGCGCCGTTCCCGGCCCCAAGGGCAGCCTCGTCTTCGTCAAGACCGCCGCGAAGGGTGGTGCGACCGAATGA
- the rplW gene encoding 50S ribosomal protein L23 — protein MSSVAIPDPRDIVLAPVISEKSYGLLEDHKYTFVVRPDANKTQIKIAVEQIFGVKVVSVNTLNRQGKRKRTRFGYGKRKDIKRAVVTLSAESKPIEIFGGPAA, from the coding sequence GTGAGCAGCGTTGCCATCCCGGACCCTCGTGACATCGTGCTCGCGCCGGTGATCTCCGAGAAGTCCTACGGGCTCCTCGAGGACCACAAGTACACGTTCGTGGTCCGGCCGGACGCCAACAAGACGCAGATCAAGATCGCCGTCGAGCAGATCTTCGGCGTCAAGGTCGTCAGCGTCAACACGCTGAACCGGCAGGGCAAGCGCAAGCGGACCCGCTTCGGGTACGGCAAGCGCAAGGACATCAAGCGCGCCGTCGTGACGCTGTCCGCCGAGAGCAAGCCGATCGAGATCTTCGGCGGACCCGCCGCGTAA
- the rplN gene encoding 50S ribosomal protein L14 — protein MIQQESRLRVADNTGAKEILCIRVLGGSGRRYAGIGDIIVATVKDAIPAAGVKKGDVVKAVVVRTTKERRRPDGSYIKFDENAAVLIKNDNEPRGTRIFGPVGRELRDRKFMKIISLAPEVL, from the coding sequence GTGATCCAGCAGGAGTCGCGGCTGCGAGTCGCCGACAACACGGGTGCCAAGGAGATCTTGTGCATCCGCGTGCTCGGTGGCTCGGGACGGCGCTACGCGGGTATCGGCGACATCATCGTCGCCACCGTCAAGGACGCCATCCCGGCTGCCGGGGTGAAGAAGGGTGACGTGGTCAAGGCCGTCGTCGTCCGCACGACGAAGGAGCGGCGTCGCCCGGACGGCTCCTACATCAAGTTCGACGAGAACGCCGCGGTGCTCATCAAGAACGACAACGAGCCGCGCGGGACCCGTATCTTCGGGCCGGTCGGCCGTGAGCTGCGTGACCGCAAGTTCATGAAGATCATCTCGCTGGCTCCGGAGGTGCTCTGA
- the rplV gene encoding 50S ribosomal protein L22, translating into MTAPETAPAQVAVARARFVRDSPTKVRRVIELIKGLSAAEALAVLRFSPYAASQPVAKVLASAMANAENNLNLDPDTLFVQNAYADEGPTLKRIQPRAQGRAYRIRKRTSHITVEVVSRPEAKKSGKKKAGGR; encoded by the coding sequence ATGACAGCCCCAGAAACCGCTCCGGCCCAGGTGGCCGTGGCGCGGGCTCGCTTCGTCCGGGACTCGCCGACGAAGGTGCGCCGGGTGATCGAGCTGATCAAGGGTCTTAGCGCCGCCGAAGCCCTCGCCGTGCTCCGGTTCTCGCCGTACGCGGCGAGCCAGCCGGTGGCGAAGGTGCTCGCCAGCGCCATGGCCAACGCCGAGAACAACCTCAACCTGGACCCGGACACGCTGTTCGTGCAGAACGCGTACGCCGACGAGGGCCCGACCCTCAAGCGCATCCAGCCGCGTGCCCAGGGCCGTGCGTACCGGATCCGCAAGCGGACCAGCCACATCACGGTCGAGGTCGTTTCGCGTCCGGAAGCGAAGAAGAGCGGTAAGAAGAAGGCAGGTGGCCGCTAG
- the rpsQ gene encoding 30S ribosomal protein S17: MSEQTEELAAQPVQSAESGRNYRKVREGYVVSDKMDKTIVVELEDRKKHRRYGKVLRSTSKVKAHDEENTAGVGDRVILMETRPASATKRWRLVRIVEKAK; encoded by the coding sequence ATGAGTGAGCAGACCGAAGAGCTCGCCGCGCAGCCGGTCCAGAGCGCGGAAAGCGGTCGCAACTACCGGAAGGTCCGCGAGGGCTACGTCGTCTCGGACAAGATGGACAAGACGATCGTGGTCGAGCTCGAGGACCGCAAGAAGCACCGCCGCTACGGCAAGGTTCTCCGCTCCACCAGCAAGGTGAAGGCGCACGACGAGGAGAACACCGCCGGCGTCGGTGACCGCGTGATCCTCATGGAGACCCGCCCGGCCTCGGCCACCAAGCGGTGGCGGCTCGTGCGGATCGTGGAGAAGGCCAAGTAA
- the rpsJ gene encoding 30S ribosomal protein S10, producing MAGQKIRIRLKAYDHEAIDASARKIVETVTRTGASVVGPVPLPTEKNVYCVIRSPHKYKDSREHFEMRTHKRLIDILDPTPKTVDALMRIDLPASVDVNIQ from the coding sequence ATGGCGGGACAGAAGATCCGCATCAGGCTCAAGGCCTACGACCACGAGGCGATCGATGCCAGCGCGCGCAAGATCGTCGAGACGGTGACGCGCACCGGCGCCTCGGTCGTCGGACCTGTGCCGCTGCCCACCGAGAAGAACGTTTACTGCGTCATCCGCTCGCCGCACAAGTACAAGGACTCGCGCGAGCACTTCGAGATGCGCACGCACAAGCGGCTGATCGACATCCTCGACCCGACGCCGAAGACGGTCGACGCGCTGATGCGCATCGACCTCCCGGCGAGCGTCGACGTCAACATCCAGTAA